In Candidatus Vicinibacter proximus, the following are encoded in one genomic region:
- a CDS encoding DUF456 domain-containing protein, translated as MEFVWITLALILSVVGIIGSIVPGLPGHPLNYVAVLIVQYFYKPFDFWTVILLGVATVVIFFLDYLIPAWTAKKYGATKQGITGSIIGMVAGMFFTPIGMILGTFLGAVLGDMIAGRNVPDATSSGVGTLFGTLLSIGFKVILSVLMSSMIVFELIKVWM; from the coding sequence ATGGAATTTGTCTGGATTACTTTGGCTTTAATATTGTCTGTGGTAGGAATCATCGGTAGTATTGTTCCGGGACTTCCGGGTCACCCGTTGAATTACGTCGCTGTTTTGATTGTCCAGTATTTTTATAAGCCTTTTGATTTCTGGACTGTTATTCTTCTGGGCGTTGCGACTGTTGTGATATTTTTTTTGGATTATTTAATTCCTGCATGGACTGCTAAAAAATATGGTGCCACCAAGCAAGGCATAACAGGAAGTATTATAGGAATGGTAGCAGGAATGTTCTTTACTCCGATAGGTATGATACTGGGGACTTTTCTTGGTGCAGTATTGGGAGATATGATTGCCGGACGCAATGTTCCGGATGCAACCAGTTCAGGAGTGGGCACTTTGTTCGGTACTTTACTCAGCATTGGATTTAAAGTTATCCTGTCGGTACTAATGAGCTCAATGATTGTTTTTGAGTTGATAAAAGTATGGATGTAA
- a CDS encoding SDR family NAD(P)-dependent oxidoreductase, giving the protein MLAALEEDQRIALLKAAGQLSRPDRVELKSRNKTIKKEQAKKARTKDKHARAATGIRKARTESVFIAPKELPESFSENKEKKILTSPRNCYICKAEYTEVHHFYDAMCTPCGDFNYAKRFQICDLSGQVALITGSRLKIGYQATLKMLRSGARVIATTRFPVDSAIRFSKEEDFSSWGDRLDIYGLDLRHLPSVELFARYVESHYDRLDILINNAAQTVRRPPGFYAHLMDTEHRSFDSLPEGARQLLKKMKTLESELQQGIPALGEISNLPLSWHGPDNSVGIRSSADLSQIPYRFDQSLQSHEVFPEGKLDADLQQVDLRTTNSWRYKLGEIETAEMIEVQLVNAMAPFILNNRLLHLMKKELTGYKHIVNVTAMEGKFYRFTKAARHPHTNMAKAALNMMTHTAAAELAKDGIYMNAVDTGWVTDEDPAELAKFKTETHDFQPPLDIVDGAARICDPFIDGILTGEHWCGKFLKDYRPIDW; this is encoded by the coding sequence ATGCTTGCTGCCTTGGAAGAAGACCAAAGAATTGCTTTGCTTAAAGCCGCCGGCCAACTCTCCAGACCCGACAGAGTTGAATTGAAAAGCCGTAACAAAACCATCAAAAAAGAACAAGCTAAAAAAGCCCGAACCAAAGACAAACACGCCCGTGCGGCGACGGGAATTCGCAAGGCCCGGACAGAAAGCGTTTTCATCGCACCAAAAGAACTACCGGAAAGCTTTTCCGAAAATAAAGAAAAAAAAATCCTGACTTCGCCCCGCAATTGCTACATCTGCAAAGCAGAGTATACAGAGGTGCATCACTTCTACGATGCCATGTGCACCCCCTGCGGTGATTTCAATTATGCCAAACGCTTCCAAATCTGCGACCTGAGCGGCCAGGTGGCTCTTATAACAGGTTCTAGGTTAAAGATCGGCTACCAGGCTACCTTAAAAATGCTGCGTTCGGGAGCGCGCGTAATCGCCACCACGCGATTTCCTGTAGACTCTGCAATCAGATTCAGCAAAGAGGAAGACTTCTCATCCTGGGGGGACAGGCTGGACATTTACGGTTTGGACTTGAGACATTTACCCAGTGTAGAGTTGTTCGCAAGGTATGTGGAGAGCCATTACGATCGATTGGATATTTTGATCAACAACGCTGCGCAGACCGTCAGGCGCCCACCCGGATTTTACGCACATCTGATGGACACCGAGCACAGGTCATTTGATAGTTTGCCCGAAGGTGCACGGCAACTGTTGAAGAAAATGAAAACGCTTGAAAGTGAACTTCAACAAGGTATACCCGCCTTAGGTGAGATAAGCAATCTGCCACTTTCCTGGCATGGCCCGGACAACAGTGTAGGGATCAGATCTTCAGCCGACTTGTCTCAGATCCCCTACCGCTTTGACCAGAGTTTGCAGAGCCATGAAGTATTTCCGGAAGGTAAGCTGGACGCAGACCTCCAGCAGGTAGATTTACGGACGACCAACAGCTGGCGATACAAACTCGGAGAAATTGAAACTGCAGAGATGATTGAAGTCCAACTGGTAAACGCCATGGCCCCTTTCATTCTCAACAACCGCCTACTCCATCTGATGAAAAAAGAGTTGACAGGTTACAAACACATTGTCAACGTTACTGCGATGGAAGGTAAATTTTATCGATTTACCAAAGCAGCCAGACATCCTCATACCAACATGGCAAAGGCAGCCTTGAACATGATGACGCACACAGCTGCAGCTGAACTGGCAAAAGACGGAATTTACATGAATGCGGTGGATACCGGATGGGTTACCGATGAAGACCCTGCCGAACTGGCAAAATTCAAAACAGAAACCCACGATTTTCAGCCACCATTGGACATTGTGGATGGGGCAGCGCGAATCTGTGATCCATTTATTGATGGAATACTTACCGGCGAACACTGGTGCGGAAAATTTTTAAAAGATTACAGGCCGATTGATTGGTAA
- a CDS encoding IS110 family transposase, with protein sequence MTKVLQKAGFVGETIYVGIDVHLKSWNVSLYYGSQYLRSFHQSPHPDILVSFLQREFPGANYSCAYEAGFSGYWIKRAFDRQGVSCIVVNPADIPQTDKGNKSKTDRNDSKRIGSSLQAGMLCPIYIPSQETEADRQLVRTNEKLTRDLTRSKNRIKGMLYQVGIEIPERFGSGNWSNIFINWLKDLPISFGTLRTALNHQIKMMENIRVEKNLVLKDIRKLAVSEKYAPIASRLKTVPGVGTITAITLITEIEDMNRFKSFEKLNAFVGFYPSEFSSGEHIRTGHIISRHHKRLRSLILEAAWIGIRRDPAMTQYYNNTKLKVGGKRAIIKVSRKLLNRIRSIWLNKIDYEIGILK encoded by the coding sequence ATGACAAAAGTATTACAAAAGGCTGGATTTGTAGGAGAAACCATTTACGTTGGCATAGATGTCCATTTGAAGAGTTGGAATGTTTCACTTTATTATGGGAGCCAATACCTGCGAAGTTTTCATCAATCACCTCATCCAGATATTTTAGTTTCATTTTTACAGCGTGAATTTCCTGGAGCAAATTACAGTTGTGCCTATGAAGCTGGTTTTAGCGGTTATTGGATAAAGAGAGCATTTGATAGACAAGGTGTAAGCTGCATTGTTGTTAATCCAGCAGACATACCCCAGACCGACAAAGGAAATAAATCAAAAACAGATAGAAACGATTCTAAACGTATTGGATCTTCACTTCAAGCAGGAATGTTGTGTCCGATCTACATCCCATCGCAAGAGACAGAAGCTGATCGTCAACTAGTTCGGACCAATGAAAAATTAACACGAGACCTGACCAGATCAAAAAATAGAATCAAAGGAATGCTATATCAAGTAGGTATAGAGATTCCCGAACGGTTTGGAAGCGGAAATTGGAGCAATATATTCATAAACTGGTTAAAAGACCTACCTATCTCATTTGGAACATTACGAACTGCTTTAAACCATCAAATAAAAATGATGGAAAATATAAGGGTAGAAAAAAACCTGGTACTTAAAGATATTCGCAAACTAGCAGTTAGTGAAAAGTATGCCCCCATTGCTTCTAGATTAAAAACGGTACCTGGTGTGGGCACAATAACTGCCATTACTTTAATAACGGAAATAGAAGACATGAATCGCTTCAAGAGTTTCGAAAAACTAAATGCATTCGTTGGTTTTTATCCCTCGGAGTTTTCCAGTGGGGAACATATTCGTACAGGACATATAATAAGTAGACATCATAAGCGATTGCGTAGCTTAATCCTAGAAGCCGCCTGGATAGGAATAAGACGTGATCCTGCTATGACCCAATATTATAATAATACAAAACTAAAAGTAGGAGGTAAAAGAGCTATCATTAAAGTTTCACGAAAACTATTAAATCGTATAAGGTCAATTTGGTTAAATAAAATAGATTATGAAATCGGAATATTGAAATAA
- a CDS encoding Lrp/AsnC family transcriptional regulator produces MEKNSDFLDAVDLKILRLLQEDATLTNKQLAARLDLTVTPVFERVKKLNREGFIRKYVAMLDRRKNGFELLVFCEVSIKEHNKQYLKKFEKEVKDLPEVMECHHVTGAFDYLLKIVVSSMDKYQHFIKEKLAGIDHIGRVESHFVMSEIKNSTALPI; encoded by the coding sequence ATGGAAAAAAATTCTGATTTTTTGGATGCAGTTGACCTAAAGATTTTAAGGTTGCTCCAGGAAGATGCTACCTTAACCAATAAGCAGCTCGCGGCCAGGCTCGACCTGACGGTAACACCTGTTTTTGAAAGGGTCAAAAAATTAAACAGGGAAGGGTTCATACGTAAATATGTTGCGATGTTGGATCGCAGGAAGAATGGGTTTGAATTGCTGGTTTTTTGTGAAGTTTCCATAAAAGAACACAACAAGCAATACTTGAAAAAATTTGAGAAGGAAGTGAAAGACTTGCCGGAAGTGATGGAATGCCATCATGTGACCGGGGCATTTGATTATCTCTTAAAAATAGTGGTCAGCTCCATGGACAAATACCAACATTTTATAAAAGAGAAATTAGCCGGAATTGACCACATCGGAAGGGTAGAAAGCCACTTCGTCATGAGCGAAATCAAAAATAGCACAGCCTTGCCGATATAG
- a CDS encoding cystathionine gamma-synthase family protein — protein sequence MKKQLHPETQMMSYGYHPEWSEGAVKCPIFQTSTFAFRSAEDGKAFFEVAYGLREKGLKEKTGLIYSRLNNPDMQILEERLCLWDEAEACAVFESGMSAITTALFEFLKPGDLLLYSNPLYGGTSHFIHQVLTKFGIEVVGFPAHADKDEMMRLLEKNNSKGRLAMIFLETPANPTNELVDIQLCKEIANFFGHPERPALVAVDNTYMGPLWQHPLKLGADLVFYSATKYIGGHSDVIAGACLGNSELISRVKNLRTFLGNMIAPHTGWLLMRSLETLKLRMDKQAENAAELALRLKDHPNVKKVLYLGLLDKQDEKQYAIFQKQCLSPGAMISLILLGGEKEAFMFLNHLKIVKLAVSLGSTESLAQHPATMTHAGISPEEKIEFGITANLIRLSVGVEHVEDLWWDLNAALNTIDTKEVNSIEHHSSARTTALVVM from the coding sequence ATGAAAAAGCAACTTCATCCGGAAACACAAATGATGTCCTACGGCTACCATCCTGAGTGGTCCGAAGGGGCAGTAAAATGTCCTATCTTCCAAACTTCTACCTTTGCCTTCCGATCTGCCGAAGATGGAAAAGCGTTTTTTGAAGTTGCCTATGGTTTGAGGGAAAAAGGGTTAAAGGAAAAGACAGGGCTCATCTACAGCAGACTGAACAATCCCGACATGCAAATCCTGGAAGAGAGGCTATGTCTTTGGGATGAAGCAGAGGCATGTGCGGTTTTTGAAAGTGGGATGTCGGCCATCACTACAGCGTTATTTGAATTCCTCAAACCTGGTGACCTGCTTCTTTACAGCAATCCGTTGTACGGCGGCACCAGTCATTTCATACATCAGGTGCTGACTAAATTCGGGATTGAGGTGGTTGGATTCCCTGCACATGCCGATAAAGATGAGATGATGCGTTTGCTCGAAAAAAATAACAGTAAAGGCAGGCTTGCCATGATTTTTTTGGAGACCCCTGCCAACCCGACCAATGAATTGGTAGACATTCAGCTTTGCAAGGAAATAGCAAATTTCTTCGGGCATCCTGAAAGACCTGCTCTGGTAGCTGTGGACAATACCTATATGGGACCATTGTGGCAACATCCGTTAAAGCTTGGTGCTGATCTGGTTTTTTATTCTGCAACCAAATACATCGGTGGTCACAGCGATGTCATTGCAGGTGCCTGCCTCGGCAACTCCGAACTTATCAGCAGAGTAAAAAACCTGCGTACTTTTCTGGGCAACATGATCGCGCCCCATACCGGTTGGTTGCTGATGCGCAGTTTAGAAACACTAAAACTTCGCATGGACAAACAAGCCGAAAATGCTGCTGAATTGGCACTACGACTAAAGGATCATCCTAATGTAAAAAAGGTTCTTTATTTGGGTCTGCTCGACAAACAAGATGAAAAGCAGTATGCAATTTTCCAAAAACAATGTCTGTCCCCGGGAGCTATGATTTCGTTAATTCTGCTTGGAGGTGAAAAAGAAGCGTTCATGTTTCTGAATCATTTGAAAATTGTAAAATTGGCGGTGAGTCTTGGCAGTACTGAATCACTTGCTCAACATCCGGCTACCATGACGCATGCCGGAATTTCCCCTGAAGAAAAAATTGAATTTGGCATTACGGCTAACCTCATCCGACTTTCTGTTGGTGTCGAACATGTAGAGGATCTGTGGTGGGATTTAAATGCTGCATTAAATACTATTGATACGAAAGAAGTAAATTCAATTGAACATCATAGCTCAGCACGTACAACTGCACTGGTGGTGATGTAG
- a CDS encoding protein rep: MINLLTLDTLGHSGTKPKILVQGNGTDMSDIQALRGRAKRKLITNKVVLALIDLANKKGDQIRLGSFWNTYHCQNKLISSEDRLYGVYCKNRFCTLCCSIRKAEIINTYLPILRKWEDPYFVTLTVKSPPLKHLTKMMAKVVEGFGQIIEKHKKRSQRNKGNKLVGIKSLECNFNPIKRTYNPHLHLIVQNEEMAKLIIEEWLIKWTPRFSNAKAQHMRKVENKERDLIEIVKYGSKIFTDPDIKYKPKSIKDHKVYISALYNIYCAMENHRIFDRFGFNLPKTEKSIIENSITLDEYQEWVFDDKATDWKNTDNELSLTQYHMPPNLIELLNYNMDIVLE; the protein is encoded by the coding sequence TTGATCAACTTACTAACGCTGGATACATTAGGACATAGCGGGACAAAACCAAAGATATTAGTTCAAGGAAATGGAACCGATATGAGTGATATACAGGCTTTGAGAGGCCGAGCCAAAAGAAAATTAATCACCAATAAAGTAGTTTTGGCCCTCATTGATTTAGCCAATAAAAAAGGTGATCAAATTCGCTTAGGATCATTCTGGAACACTTATCATTGTCAAAATAAATTAATAAGTTCCGAGGATAGACTATATGGAGTTTATTGCAAAAACCGGTTTTGCACCCTTTGTTGCAGTATTAGAAAAGCAGAAATTATCAATACTTATCTGCCAATTCTAAGAAAATGGGAAGATCCATATTTTGTGACCCTAACCGTCAAATCTCCACCTTTAAAGCACTTGACGAAAATGATGGCAAAAGTTGTGGAAGGATTTGGGCAAATTATTGAGAAACATAAAAAGAGATCCCAAAGAAATAAAGGAAATAAATTGGTTGGAATTAAGTCATTGGAATGCAATTTTAATCCAATAAAACGCACCTATAATCCTCACCTGCATCTCATCGTTCAAAATGAAGAAATGGCAAAACTCATTATTGAAGAGTGGTTAATTAAATGGACTCCAAGATTTTCAAATGCCAAAGCCCAACATATGAGAAAAGTTGAAAACAAAGAAAGAGACTTAATTGAAATTGTAAAATATGGCAGTAAGATTTTCACTGACCCAGATATCAAATATAAGCCTAAATCCATTAAAGACCACAAAGTGTATATCAGTGCTTTATACAATATTTATTGTGCAATGGAGAACCATAGGATTTTTGATCGCTTCGGTTTCAATTTGCCCAAGACTGAAAAATCAATAATTGAAAATTCCATTACATTGGATGAATATCAAGAATGGGTTTTTGATGATAAAGCAACAGATTGGAAAAATACTGATAACGAGCTATCCTTAACGCAGTATCACATGCCGCCAAACTTAATTGAATTATTAAATTATAATATGGATATAGTATTGGAATAA